ACCACAGTGTGAACATGAAGATGTCCCTGTTATTGAAGAATGGGCATCATCTGTTCAATATGCAGCAGAGTAAATGAGTGCTGATGTGTCTTTAAGGATCAGTGTGTTTGAAGGCCATCCGTGTTTGGACTCACAACAGTCAGGAACATAAGAAAGCTCAGTGAGTGTTGGTCTGTAACGGGAGGAGGAGTCCGAGGGAACCGGCTCGACCGGTGCAGCGCTTCACTGTGATTTCCTTCTCTAGAGTCTCATTAACCTCCTCGGTATCATCGGTACACAAACACAAGGACTGGAGAGCAGCGAGGCATTCGTCCAGAGCTTCAGGTTACAGGTAAGAGCAGAAGAAACTCTCACGGCTCTTCTGTATTTCTGTATCTGcacataaatgtgtgtatgaacgTGAGCCGCTCAGTTAATTTACAACTCTGAAAGACTGCTGATTAACTCGACTCTCAACAACCACAGGACAGAGCGAGAAACCTCTAAAGCTTCCAAGTCAGGGATTTGAAGTgatctcatttattttacatttacacatttggTAAACGCTTTTTATCTGAATCGGATTCAAGGTATTTTTATTCAGATCTGGATTAATCAAGGAATCGAACCTATGACCTTGTCGTCGCCAGcaccatgtttgtttgtttgtctttgattGGTTACTGGAGCACTTTGTCCGGGTTCCTGCAGGTTTTAAGGCAGAGCAAAGAAAACTGTAGGgataaactaaatgaaacacAGTACATCACTTCCTAAATGTAGTGTCTTGTGTTAAAAAACTGCTTCACAACTATTGCTTTTTgactgaaaatgattttaataatagtaaaaatattaaaacttaatagCTTTGCTCTCGACCACTGATCACAATCATAAACATTTTGAGCAGTTTCTTTATAAatcatgctttattttcatttttcttcttctgtaaATGTTGTTTGTACTGGAAACCAAGACAGAAATACTGAGCTTGAAATTAGTTTTTGAGCAGTGCATGTGACGTTTAATGCCACAACTTCAGGACATCCTGCTGGTCCTGCGTGGTTCTCAAACCCGTCCTGTCCTCCTGTGGCATGTCTTTCTCATACTCTAGTCTCAGTTGCAGACTTTAGTGATGAACTGATGAGAATCAGGTGTGCTTGGGGTCCCCAGGACAGGTTTGAGCACTGatttgaaggaatagttcacccaaagaagAAAATGAGTCCATATTTTACTCGTCCCCAAGccgtcctaggtgtatatgactttcttctttcagatgaacacagtaaaaatgtatcctggctcttccaagcttggtaatgctggtggacagcggccattattttgatgATCTGTATgttcataaacatatatatatatatgatttatgaaGCTTCAAGATGGTCtccatccaccagcattaccaagctggAAGAGCCACAAGTCACATATACTTAGGATGGCTTGGAGATGAGTGAAATATGGGGTAATTAATATCTTCATGAATTATTCCTAAGAGGAAGCATGAATTAATGGTAGTTGAGAGATGGTGAAGGCTGATTTTGGCCTCTCTTCTCCTTCAGAATGACGGATAACGTCCGGCGAGTGGTGTCCAAAGATGGCCGCAGTAACGTGAAGATCGATAATGTAGAAGGGATGGTCAAGCTCTTCCTCCACGACATCTGGACCACGGTGGTGGACATGAAGTGGCGCTACAAGATCTCGCTGTTCGTCTCCACCTTCATCACCACGTGGTTCGTGTTCGGAGTCGTCTTCTACCTCATCGGCCTGAGGAACGGCGACTTCCACGCTGACCCGTCATCCAATCACACGCCCTGCGTGATGAACGTGGACTCGCTGACCGGCGCCTACCTGTTCTCTCTGGAGACCCAGACCACCATCGGCTACGGCTTCCGGCACATATCTGAAGAGTGTCCTCTGGCCATCGGCACGCTCGTGCTGCAGCTGGTCGTCACGGGGCTGGCCGAGATCTTCGTGACCGGCGCGTTCCTGGCCAAGCTGGCCCGACCCAAGAAGCGCGCGGGAAGCATCAGGTTCAGCCGCTCGGCGGTAGTGTGCGAGTGCGCCGGGGTTCGGCGTCTGATGGTGCGCGTGGCTAACATGAGGAACAGCCTCCTGATTCAGTGCCAGCTCTCAGGGAAGCTGCTCTCCACCCACGTCACGCAGGAAGGTCTACATCTAACCCTATTGTTGTGCCTTCAGGGGTTCCACAGGGCTCTGTGTTCTCACCgcttttattttcaacattcaaaagtttacatgcaattattttgcaatacaatatatatttattttatattaggtaTGCTATATATCTATGATCATATTTactgatataaatatttaaataaacacaatgcattttattttaatatcaagtCTAAAATCTCACTTTTAATATAGTATctttaactgcaaaaaaatgccTGAAGTATATTAGCAATagttccactttagcacaataaaatatactaaaaatgtgtttaattgtacttttaaaagtgcattaagcACAAAATGAGTTGTTCCAATCTAGCAGACTTGAAGTATGACGGTTTAGTACACTTAAAGTACAATTGcaagacattttaatacattttctttcaacTGCTTGCACACTCTGTCAAAACTTTAAAGCTTCACACACAAGTCCAAGAATTGCACACAAAATCTCTAATTATCTAAAGAATATCACACACATCTCAAAAGCACACGTTTGCAAACACCTTCGTTAGATTTGTGTGTGTCAAAGCCTGAGAATTGTAGTTATGCAGATTTGGTTTGTGCTTCTGCCGTTTCGGTTGGAAGcagttgggggaaaaaaagtacataaatacgaatattgtatttgtagtatacttGGCACGTGGTCATTTACAAAACAAGACGAATACTATGCAAGAAAATGATTTCCCTCAGTGTGAGATAGATTTCTATCACTGGTTTGTTGAAGGCGAGAAGAGCCTGGTGCACCAGACCGCTGTGGACTTCCAGCTGGACTCGAGCGGCGAGTGTCCGTTCCTGCTGCTGCCGCTCACCTTCTATCACGTGCTGGACGAGCGAAGCCCTCTGAGGAGCCTCACGGCCGAGAACCTGCCCCGTCAGGAGCTGGAGCTGCTGCTGACGCTGAACGGCTGCATGGAGTCGACGGCCGCCAGCTGCCAGAGCCGGACGTCTTACCTGCCGCAGGAGATCCTCTGGGGCTACCAGTTCAGACCCGTGCTGACCCACGCGGCCGGCGGGAGACTGGCCGCAGACTTCAGCTGCTTCGACCAGGTCCAGGCCTGCAGCAACACCGAGAAGCTCCAGCTGGAGGAGGAGTACAGACGGGAGTGAAGAGGAAAGCAGAAGATCGCTGATGAGCTGCTCACACGCACTACACTTGTTTGTGTGCTAGTATAAATATCTAAGAACAGTTTAATCAAGAGGAATTAAATATGTCACTTTTCCCTTAAAGGATAAAGAATATCAAGTAAATGCGTCTTGATTCAAAAAAGTTTAGATGTTTAtaatagaaaagtaaaaaagagagatttttttcTCTGCAAGAAAGATCTCTGattattatcgatgttgaaaacGGGAAAAAGAAACTGTGATACGTTTAATTTTTCAGGATTaacatatgaataaaaagtttaaaataacagcacttatttaaaataatctatGCAACATATAgatgcctttactgtcactttagatcagtttcattactttaaaatgatagcagtatttcacactttttactgtacttttgatcaaataaatgcttagCAAAATTACTCTATATAGTTATTTCTGGTCTTATTGGGAATGATTAttcagtaaattatttaaattaatatttgtcttTATAATTAGAATACAGTGATTTATTGATCATCTTTTGCTCTTCTGGTTtctggattgttttttttttctctatattaaaatatattttagacattttggaattgttttaagaaaaaaatgtgattctTATTTCTGTGCgaaataaatgtgacatttgaTTTAAATCCAACAAACTGTGCAGAGAAAGATACATTGTCTTTAAATGATTGTGGAGTTCAAGACTGTTGTGACAACAGAGACGCTCAgacaacagtgtgtgtgtgtgtgtgtgtgtgagagagagtctaagagtgtgtgtgtgtgtgtgtgtgtgtgagagagagtctaatagtgtgtgtgtgtgtgtgtgagagtctaaGAGTGTGTgcaagtctgtgtgtgtgtctgagtcttaagagtgtgtgtgtgtgtcagaatgagtctgagtgtgtgtgtgtctatgtgtgtgagTCTaagagtgtgtatgtgcatgtgtgtgtgtctgtgagtcttaagtgtgtgtgtgtgtgtatctgtgagtctaagggtgtgtgtgtgagtgtgtctgtgagtcttaagtgtgtgtgtgtgtgtatctgtgagtCTAagggtgtgtgagagtgtgtgtgtctatgtgcgtgagtctaagtgtgtgtgtgtgagtgtgtctgtgagtcttaagtgtgtgtgtgtgtgtgtgtgtgtgtgtgtgtgtgtgtgtgtgtgtgtgtgtgttgtggcaACAGTCTCCGGTCTGTGTATAAAGCTCGATCTCTTTACTCCAAACAATAAGAACACAGTTGTTGAAAATAGTTTATTGAAATGATTCAGTTGAAAACCATATAATTTATCTAAATATATGTTTTCTTCCCTTTGTCCAGAATGCCGAGCGTCAGGGCTCGTGAGGAGCGGATGTCCGCAGCAGTCCAGCGTGAAacgacacacacactccctgGACTCTGAACGAGCCTCTGCTGGCTGAGATCAACTCGTAGTGTTTAAATGCATAAgttatatatcaattatataaaaGGAATTAATACACTGACTCGTATACTTCAATCTAACAAACGCACAGCGTTTGCGACTCTGATCGTCgtcataataattaataataatagaaatactGGTATCTTTGGTaaatctgtttctctctgtaaGGCACTGGTTCATATAAATGCACCTCGTCTTGAAAGGCTTGAGGTCATTAAAACATCTGAAAGCTTCCAGTTTTATACAAAGATGTGTCGTTTCCAAGGCAAATATCAATTTCTGATGCCATACGAACGACGTAATACTGATAAATATAGAGAGAGGTCTGTTCAGATCAAGAACAATAACTGTATGGGTGTCCCtcattataaacacacaccGCTTCAAACGCTTGTGTGgatttaattgtgtttatcGTTCATCATCTGAAAGGGATTACTGTTCATTTGTGTTCACTCTTATAGttgtggcatttaaaaaaacctattttaatttcagcttcTCTCAATTTTAAGCAGAATTGTCTGCAATATTGAATTCGTAAGAAGCGTTCACGGTTGCCAGATGTCAGATATTTAAAGAGTTTAAATCCAATCAGAAGTTTTCCCACTGGTTTACACGGTTGCCAGgtctaagaaaaaaaactaatcagaACTAATCAGCCCAGTCATGTTTCTTTTCTAAATAGTGTCGCTTTAACACAATCCTCAGCTATAGAGTAAAATGCTGCTCAATTCTGCAGAAAATCTGAAGATTTGGCAACCCTAGTGGTTATTCGATTTTTCTCAACCTGGCAACCGTGCACACGAGTCGCTGATGGCTTGAAATCAAAAGAAGTTTTTACGGTTTCCTGCTGCGACTAAAGTTGATCTGTGCTTTTATGAAACAGCAAGAAATCTGAcgaatgaagatatttttcaaGCACAATAATCGTGATTATGTTATGGTCCTTCATTCTTCTTCATCTCACATACTCGGTCCTGTCtcgtcttcctcttcctctcagcttctctctctctctctctctctctctctctctctgatatGTTTGTACAATAAGGCACTCGTGAATAAGCACTTATCTCAGGGCTGCACCATTAATCGTACGATAGTGACGCGCATCTCGCCGGGTCTGGGTTCTGCTTTCAGAAGAAATCCTTCCTGATAATGACTTCAGTAATAACTCTCTTCATGACGGCAGTCAAGTGTTCAGAATAAATCCTTCTGTGAGATGAAGCGGCTTCTCGTTCCCTCAGAACTGAGAAATAAAATcgtgtgagttataaagtcagaattgcttgaaataaatgtgcaattctgagaaataatcacaattagatataaagtcagaattgtgagatatatcAGTTTTCCCTCTAAATCTGACTATATAAAGGAAACGGGACTATCACAATCAGAGCTTTATATATCTCACTTTATAACTGGAcgtttatatttctatattctgagaaaaaaatctgaattgtgagataacaataataaactgTCTTCTGTACTTCCTACACGACAtcttaaacagtaaaaaataaaaaaataaaatctaaatttagtCGATTGTCTCCAATGGGGCAAGAAatataatcttaatttaaagGCTGAAGGAGATTATTTTTCTCGTCCCACTGGAAGATATTTTTGCTCGTTTGAAGGAAAAACGAACcaaaatgttgatgttttttaacATCGTAGCACTAAGAGCACTAAGCAAGAGAATAATGTTTTGCGGTGTTTTTATGGTTTGATCTGAGGAGCGCTTCACTGATGAGATGTTTATGGTGCAGCCCTGATGTGTCCGGCGGTGGGCTCTCTGCAGGCTAGTAGTAGGAGCCCAGGTGCGAGGGCATGTGAGCGGCGGGGTGTCGAGGGCCGCTGTAGATCCCCGCCGCCGGAGCGCTCCAGTACGGCCCCGGGCCGCTGAAGAACCCGGGCGACGCCACGCTCACGGCCGGGGCGTGCGGCGACACGAAGCTCATCTTCTGCGGGTGCGGGTACGAGCTCATGTAGGACAGCTCGGCCGGGTACTTGTAGATGGAGGAGTCGGGCGGATGCGGCTGCAGGGCCTGGGCGATGCCGTGGAAGTCGAACTTGTAGGCGTAGCGCTTGCCGTGCACTTTGGTCATGATGTTCTTGTCGTAGTAGTAGCGCAGGGCCCGGCTCAGCTTGTCGTAGTTCATGTTGGGCTTGCTCTTCCTCTCGCCCCAGCGCCGAGCCACCTCGTCCGGATCCGTCATCTTGAACTCGCCGTTGGTTCCTTCCCACGTGATGCAGGACGAGTTGGAGCTGTCGGAGAGAAGCTCCAGGAGGAACTGCCACAGCTGGATCTGACCCGAgcctggaacacacacacacacacacacacacacacacacacacacacacacactcagatatATTAGCAGCCAACTTTTGTTCGGCCAGAGAAGAAAGACGCACTATTGCAAACGTGACATTGATTTACACGACCGTTTAGAATCAATAACTTACTTAACATTGTTATATTTCAGAGTCTTCTTTGTTAAACACTGTCTGTTTTTGGtcaattttgcaaaaacaaaaccacagcaGAACTGTCGGACATCTCGGATCAACACACGGCGCTGATTCACTGAATCGTTCATAAAGAGTCGTATGCTTCATTTCGGTCATTTGAACAAATCGgttgaatcaatgattcaaGGACATTAAAACAGTcacttgctgccacctactggtgctTTCAGTTTCTTATTTAtagtatctttaaaaaaataaagaaattttatatatatatatatatatatatatatatatatatatatatatatatatatatatatatatatttttttttttttttttctcaatattcagttttgtctgttgaatgaatacatttcttGCTAAGGCTGTATTTCTAGTAAATTTTTtggcatgtaaatatatttaattttatttgcatgcatacagTACGCTCGTGTAGAACTATATAAACTATTTAGTGCCGATTGTTTATATTCTAACAGAACCACACTGTATCATTGTACAACTATAATGCATGAAGACATCAAAATATTCTAAATCTTAAGATCATATTTTGTTGTAATAACgctttaaaacaatgcattaagagACAGTTTTGGGCTGACTCTCACCTGGATTGGCCAGCCTGCTGCTCGTCGGCCCGAGAATCTGATACGGAtctaagaagaagaagaagaggacaCTTCAGCTCATTTACTCTTTACtggattcaaataaaaatatacatctcATTAAAATCAACACATGATAGGATCTCTCACAACTTTATCATTTATGATTTAGCGTCGTCAAGATGCACAGGTAAAATGATTTAAGACATTAAGTCTAGTTTTTGTagatttgttttcttaaaaaaatatctgcTAAAGGAGCCCCATTggtattttttcttgttttaaacaaaaaaataacaaaattttgatcctttgttttttaaacaagataGAATATCTTAAATCATTTTGCTTGTTAACTAAATGTGTATTGATTCAAGAATGTttatttcacgagttcgcacttacatataattaatcatagtaacggtaaaaagtaagcgtgtttggcgtgctgtcagggagagggctcggaaattggtggactaccgagtccagagttttgtccgtgaaagcggacagggcTCGGTGTCCAACCCGATCCCCGAGTGCCCCCCaaaaaagccaattaagacagcagccAAAAACACGTGTAAGCGGCCCCCCAAAAAAGCTACTAGCTTAGCTAAAAAGGAGGATGAGCATGGATATGTtagttgaaattggaatggtaTTAGGATGATGTTATGTGGGTGTAGGAGAAAgggcatgaaaatgttgtgagtTAAGatgagcgtctctagcgggagtggtccacggcggtgggtgcagtactccggctagagcggtccactgtattagcagcatgtgtgaacgaccgtctccagcgggagctgtccacggcggtgggtgcagagctccggcttcgagcggtccactgtaatagcagcatatgtgaacgaccgtctctggcgggagctgtccacggcggtgggtgcagtgctccggcttagagcggtccactgtaatggcagcatgtgtgagcgaccgtctctggcgggagctgtccacggcggtgggtgcaaagctccgacttttgcggtctgctgctaaagcagtgggtgcgagtgtgtgcgtctctagcgggagcggtccacggcggtgggtgcagtgctccggcttagagcggtccactgtaatagcagcatgtgtgaacgaccgtctctggcgggagctgtccacggcagtgggtgcaaagctccgacttttgcggtctgctgctaaagcagtgggtgcgagtgtgcgtctctagcgggagcggtccacggcggtgggtgcagagctccggcttagagcagtccactgtaatagcagcatgtgtgaacgaccgtctctggcgggagctgtccacggcggtgggtgcaaagctccgacttttgcggtctgctgctaaagcagtcggtgcgagtgtgcgtctctagcgggagcggtccacggcggtgggtgcagagctccggcttagagcagtccactgtaatagcagcatgtgtgaacgaccgccgccgctggcggagctgtccacggcggtgggtgcaaagctccggcttttgcggtctgctgctagaagcagtgggtgcgagtgtgtgtctctggcgggagcggtccacggcggtgggtgcaatgctcctgcctgtgttggccactgcggtggcaggtttgtataccatcatctacggcgggagcggtccacggcggtgggtgcaatgctcctgcctgtgttggccactgcggtggcaggtttgtataccatgatctacagcgggagcgg
The sequence above is a segment of the Puntigrus tetrazona isolate hp1 unplaced genomic scaffold, ASM1883169v1 S000000416, whole genome shotgun sequence genome. Coding sequences within it:
- the kcnj15 gene encoding ATP-sensitive inward rectifier potassium channel 15 — encoded protein: MTDNVRRVVSKDGRSNVKIDNVEGMVKLFLHDIWTTVVDMKWRYKISLFVSTFITTWFVFGVVFYLIGLRNGDFHADPSSNHTPCVMNVDSLTGAYLFSLETQTTIGYGFRHISEECPLAIGTLVLQLVVTGLAEIFVTGAFLAKLARPKKRAGSIRFSRSAVVCECAGVRRLMVRVANMRNSLLIQCQLSGKLLSTHVTQEGEKSLVHQTAVDFQLDSSGECPFLLLPLTFYHVLDERSPLRSLTAENLPRQELELLLTLNGCMESTAASCQSRTSYLPQEILWGYQFRPVLTHAAGGRLAADFSCFDQVQACSNTEKLQLEEEYRRE